One stretch of Deltaproteobacteria bacterium DNA includes these proteins:
- a CDS encoding DUF86 domain-containing protein: protein MRKITSEVLSALQRLEDLRKLSEEEFAADPHKVASAKYNLIVAIEGAVDLSNHIISKNGFRTPEDYADTFRVMEEKGVFDAEFTNSLIQMARFRNRLVHIYWDIDDAEIYRIIQTRLQDIKQFLKKFGNFIGL, encoded by the coding sequence GTGAGAAAGATTACCTCCGAAGTGCTTTCTGCCCTTCAAAGGTTGGAAGACCTAAGAAAGCTCTCTGAGGAAGAGTTCGCTGCCGACCCGCACAAGGTGGCGAGCGCTAAATACAACCTCATTGTGGCCATCGAAGGGGCGGTAGACCTAAGCAATCATATCATTTCCAAGAACGGATTCCGCACGCCCGAAGACTACGCCGATACCTTCAGAGTCATGGAGGAAAAAGGAGTTTTCGATGCGGAATTTACCAACTCTCTAATACAGATGGCGCGGTTCAGAAACAGACTTGTGCATATTTATTGGGATATCGACGATGCAGAGATCTACAGGATTATCCAAACCAGGCTGCAGGATATCAAACAGTTTTTAAAGAAATTCGGAAATTTTATAGGACTATAA
- a CDS encoding nucleotidyltransferase domain-containing protein has translation MENRYYKIRADEKRVIVERITAYIKNRPDILFAYLHGSFFSGDRFRDIDIAIYLKPPFSPSLQVELEMEAELDKEVKKYPVEVRVLNNAPLSFRYNVLKHGKPIVVVDDDLRCDFMEATLSNYFDFAPFRKMYLKEAMGSGI, from the coding sequence ATGGAAAATAGATATTATAAAATTCGCGCAGATGAGAAAAGAGTCATTGTAGAGCGCATCACGGCCTATATCAAAAACCGGCCGGATATTCTTTTTGCTTATTTACATGGTTCGTTTTTCTCCGGCGATCGATTCAGAGATATTGACATCGCCATCTACCTGAAGCCTCCTTTTTCACCTTCGCTTCAGGTTGAACTTGAAATGGAGGCGGAATTAGACAAAGAGGTGAAAAAGTACCCGGTAGAGGTTCGGGTCTTGAACAACGCTCCTCTTTCCTTTCGGTACAACGTACTCAAGCATGGAAAGCCGATCGTTGTGGTTGATGACGACCTGCGTTGTGATTTTATGGAGGCGACCCTGAGCAATTATTTCGACTTCGCTCCTTTCCGGAAAATGTACCTCAAGGAGGCGATGGGATCTGGAATATAA